One segment of Methylotuvimicrobium sp. KM2 DNA contains the following:
- a CDS encoding FeoA family protein, which yields MNLSLKNLIVGDCGRITGFDKSAKAYRKRLLAMGLTPGTQFCVTRFAPMGDPVEIKLRGFSLTLRKDEASVLLIEKI from the coding sequence ATGAACTTAAGTTTAAAAAACCTCATTGTTGGCGATTGCGGCCGCATTACCGGCTTCGATAAATCTGCAAAGGCCTACCGGAAACGTTTGTTGGCAATGGGTTTAACGCCAGGGACACAGTTTTGTGTTACTCGCTTTGCGCCAATGGGGGATCCTGTCGAGATAAAACTGCGTGGTTTTTCATTGACGTTGCGCAAAGATGAAGCTTCCGTCTTATTGATTGAGAAAATTTAA
- a CDS encoding LapA family protein yields the protein MKFLSIVIFISIFIVALIFSILNFHSVQINFYFFTISMPLTLALTLELLAGIIIGVLVSGISSFKWKSQYAKLMKKIEKGQ from the coding sequence ATGAAATTTCTATCGATCGTTATTTTCATCAGTATTTTCATTGTTGCGTTGATCTTTTCCATTCTGAATTTTCATTCAGTTCAAATTAATTTTTATTTCTTTACTATTTCGATGCCGCTCACTTTGGCTTTAACGTTAGAGTTGCTGGCGGGTATTATCATTGGCGTATTGGTTTCCGGTATTAGTTCTTTTAAATGGAAAAGCCAATATGCAAAATTAATGAAGAAAATCGAAAAAGGTCAATAG
- a CDS encoding integration host factor subunit beta yields the protein MTKSELIEALAKHQPHLALKDVELAVKCIIEQMSQSLSSNERIEIRGFGSFSLREREARMGRNPKTGESVALPKKYVPHFKPGKELRDRVDMSRENCKITD from the coding sequence GTGACAAAATCGGAATTAATAGAAGCACTCGCAAAACATCAACCGCATCTTGCTTTAAAAGATGTCGAGTTGGCAGTCAAATGCATCATCGAACAGATGAGTCAGTCGTTGTCTTCCAATGAAAGAATAGAAATTAGAGGGTTTGGCAGTTTTTCGTTGCGTGAGCGCGAAGCTAGAATGGGGCGCAATCCAAAAACCGGCGAATCGGTGGCCTTGCCCAAAAAATATGTACCGCACTTTAAGCCTGGTAAAGAGCTTCGAGACAGAGTCGATATGTCTCGTGAAAATTGCAAAATAACGGATTAA
- the cmk gene encoding (d)CMP kinase — translation MSVPVLTIDGPSGAGKGTVSRAIARKLGWHYLDSGSIYRSLAIAAIAAGVDLSDEAVIAEVAKAMVLEFECAEELTVRLDGKDITGQLGLESTGNAASVVAALPEVRKVLLQKQKDFRRPPGLVADGRDMGTVVFPDAQNKVFLTASAEERAMRRYKQLKEKGIDANLLSITQEIEERDRRDQQRKAAPLMQADDAVFIDSSDMSIETVIEQIVNLIR, via the coding sequence ATGTCGGTTCCGGTATTGACAATCGATGGTCCGTCCGGCGCCGGTAAAGGCACGGTCAGTCGAGCAATTGCGAGAAAATTGGGCTGGCACTATTTGGATAGCGGTTCGATCTATCGATCATTGGCTATTGCTGCCATTGCGGCAGGAGTCGACTTGAGCGACGAGGCGGTCATTGCGGAAGTTGCCAAAGCGATGGTATTGGAGTTCGAATGCGCCGAGGAATTAACCGTTAGGCTTGATGGCAAGGATATAACCGGCCAATTGGGTCTTGAAAGTACAGGCAATGCAGCCTCGGTGGTCGCCGCTTTGCCTGAAGTCCGAAAGGTTCTATTGCAAAAACAAAAGGATTTTAGAAGGCCGCCCGGCTTGGTTGCAGACGGTCGGGACATGGGTACCGTCGTATTTCCTGATGCTCAAAACAAGGTGTTTTTAACGGCTAGTGCTGAGGAAAGAGCAATGCGCCGATATAAACAGTTGAAAGAAAAAGGAATTGATGCTAATCTTTTGTCTATTACTCAAGAGATTGAAGAGCGTGATCGCCGCGATCAACAGCGCAAAGCCGCGCCGTTGATGCAGGCAGATGATGCGGTTTTTATCGATTCTTCCGATATGTCCATCGAGACGGTCATTGAGCAGATAGTAAATTTGATTCGCTGA
- the aroA gene encoding 3-phosphoshikimate 1-carboxyvinyltransferase, translated as MAKTITFTVQPGGSLNGQARVPGDKSISHRSIMLGSLADGVTHVKGFLEAEDALATLQAFKDMGVVIEGPKNGELTIHGVGKHGLKAPQKPLYLGNSGTSMRLLSGLLAGQAFDSVLTGDKSLSGRPMKRVTDPLAQMGAVIETTDKGTAPLHIKGQAGKLKGIDYQMPMASAQVKSCLLLAGMYAEGATRVTEPAPTRDHTERMLNGFSYPVEKEGAKVTITAEGRLTAADIDVPSDISSAAFFLVGASIAQGSDIVLNHVGINPTRTGVIDILRLMGADIEILNERIVGGEPVADLHVKSAPLKGIDIPEELVPLAIDEFPVLFVAAACAEGQTRLTGAEELRVKESDRIQVMADGLQILGVDAQPTPDGMIIQGGKIGSGSVESHGDHRIAMAFSIAGLRADGKIVINDCENVNTSFPEFIEIASSLGLKLQSEQG; from the coding sequence ATGGCTAAAACGATAACTTTCACTGTACAACCCGGCGGTTCATTAAATGGGCAGGCCAGGGTCCCTGGCGACAAGTCGATTTCTCACCGTTCTATCATGCTCGGTTCCCTGGCCGATGGCGTCACGCATGTCAAAGGCTTTCTCGAAGCCGAAGACGCATTGGCGACGCTGCAGGCATTCAAAGACATGGGTGTCGTTATCGAAGGGCCGAAAAATGGCGAATTAACGATTCATGGGGTCGGCAAACACGGTTTGAAGGCGCCGCAAAAACCATTGTATCTAGGTAACTCGGGTACATCGATGCGCCTGTTGTCCGGGTTGTTGGCGGGGCAGGCTTTCGACTCGGTATTGACCGGCGACAAATCCTTGTCCGGGAGGCCGATGAAACGGGTTACCGACCCTTTGGCGCAAATGGGCGCGGTGATCGAAACGACGGACAAGGGCACGGCGCCGCTGCATATCAAAGGGCAGGCCGGCAAGCTTAAAGGCATCGATTATCAAATGCCAATGGCCAGCGCTCAAGTCAAATCGTGTTTGCTATTGGCAGGTATGTACGCAGAAGGGGCGACCCGCGTTACCGAGCCGGCGCCGACACGCGATCATACCGAACGGATGCTGAACGGTTTTTCGTATCCGGTCGAAAAAGAAGGGGCCAAGGTGACGATTACTGCCGAAGGTAGACTCACGGCGGCCGATATCGATGTGCCCAGCGATATATCTTCAGCGGCGTTTTTTTTGGTCGGTGCATCCATTGCGCAAGGTTCCGATATCGTGCTGAATCATGTGGGTATCAATCCTACTCGCACCGGTGTGATCGATATTCTGCGATTGATGGGCGCCGATATCGAAATATTGAACGAGCGTATCGTCGGTGGAGAACCGGTAGCCGATCTGCATGTTAAATCGGCGCCATTGAAAGGCATCGATATTCCTGAGGAATTGGTTCCGCTGGCGATCGATGAATTTCCTGTATTGTTTGTTGCTGCGGCTTGCGCCGAAGGACAAACCCGCTTGACCGGCGCCGAAGAGCTCAGAGTCAAGGAATCCGACCGTATTCAAGTCATGGCCGATGGCTTACAAATTTTGGGAGTCGATGCTCAGCCGACCCCGGACGGCATGATCATTCAAGGCGGAAAAATCGGTTCGGGTTCGGTCGAGTCGCATGGCGACCATCGTATCGCGATGGCTTTTTCAATCGCCGGGCTCAGAGCCGACGGAAAAATCGTCATCAACGATTGCGAAAACGTCAATACATCCTTTCCGGAGTTCATAGAGATCGCTTCGTCTCTGGGTTTAAAATTGCAGTCCGAGCAAGGCTGA
- a CDS encoding prephenate dehydrogenase/arogenate dehydrogenase family protein, whose product MFNRLCLIGVGLIGGSIARAARDRGLCKAIVAYGREIDIDNLQEARRLGVIDEYFINLEAAVKNADCIIIATPVGAIEKVLCELQPYWSEQAVYSDVGSTKGNVVDAARRVFGYLPSNFVPAHPIAGAEQSGVTASMNGLFDDKRLIITPVEQTDPKATATMQQFWHRLGAIVSIMEVDHHDAVLAATSHLPHLLAFVLVDLLGRKDEQVEIFKYAAGGFKDFTRIASSDPTMWLDICLANKQKLIPLIQQLKQELDTMELALENDDSQKIFQTFTYAGQARQRFLDQLTN is encoded by the coding sequence ATGTTTAATAGGCTATGTCTGATTGGCGTCGGGCTGATTGGCGGCTCGATCGCTCGCGCCGCACGCGATCGCGGCTTATGTAAGGCCATCGTCGCGTACGGTCGTGAAATAGATATCGATAATCTGCAAGAAGCTCGACGATTGGGTGTTATCGACGAGTATTTTATAAACCTCGAAGCAGCCGTGAAGAATGCCGATTGCATCATCATTGCGACGCCGGTTGGCGCGATCGAAAAGGTACTTTGCGAGTTGCAGCCTTATTGGTCCGAGCAAGCCGTTTATTCCGATGTCGGCAGTACCAAGGGCAATGTCGTCGATGCCGCTAGGCGAGTGTTCGGTTACCTGCCGAGTAATTTTGTTCCGGCCCATCCGATTGCCGGAGCCGAACAAAGCGGTGTAACGGCTTCGATGAACGGTTTATTTGATGATAAGCGGCTGATTATCACGCCGGTTGAGCAAACCGATCCCAAGGCGACGGCAACAATGCAGCAATTTTGGCATCGCTTGGGCGCGATCGTGTCGATCATGGAAGTCGATCATCATGATGCGGTGTTAGCCGCGACTAGTCATTTGCCGCATTTGTTGGCTTTTGTGTTGGTTGATCTACTCGGACGTAAGGACGAGCAAGTCGAGATATTTAAATATGCAGCCGGTGGTTTTAAGGATTTTACGCGCATCGCTTCAAGCGATCCGACCATGTGGTTGGATATTTGTTTGGCCAATAAGCAAAAATTAATACCACTGATTCAACAGCTTAAACAAGAACTAGATACGATGGAACTGGCTCTCGAAAACGACGATAGCCAGAAGATTTTTCAAACCTTCACATACGCGGGTCAAGCCCGGCAGCGTTTTCTCGATCAATTGACAAATTAA